One genomic segment of Bradyrhizobium prioriisuperbiae includes these proteins:
- the hydA gene encoding dihydropyrimidinase, whose protein sequence is MPFDTIIRGGTVATAADTFACDVAIRDGRIVALGHDLGAADTIIDATDRLVLPGGIDSHVHFAQPSGDGIVMADGFATGTRSAAFGGNTTVLPFCLQEKGQTLREALRNYHAKAEGECHVDVAFHLIVTDPTEQVLGQELPALVQDGYTSLKVFMTYEGMALSDGELLETMAVARETGAVLMVHAENFDAIRFLTDRLERAGNTAPRFHATSRPIPVEREATHRAISLSELIDVPIMIVHVSNRGAMEEIRRARQRGLNVMGETCPQYLVLTEKDLDQLNMEGAKYVCSPPPRDVDSQQACWEGLQQNVFSVFSSDHCPFRYDDPQGKLTPKGRTSFRWVPNGIPGVATRLPILFSEGVVKGRIDLNAFVALTATNHAKIYGLYPRKGTIAVGSDADIALWDPKRKVTIRHDLIHDDSDYTPYEGLDVTGWPVLTMVRGRVVVDDGVLVGAKGHGAYLQRTQPPAHPGAAQP, encoded by the coding sequence ATGCCGTTCGACACCATCATTCGCGGCGGCACGGTTGCCACCGCCGCCGATACGTTCGCGTGCGACGTCGCCATCCGTGACGGCCGCATCGTCGCGCTGGGCCACGATCTCGGAGCGGCCGATACGATCATCGATGCGACCGACAGGCTGGTGCTGCCGGGCGGCATCGACAGCCATGTTCACTTCGCCCAGCCATCGGGCGACGGCATTGTCATGGCCGACGGCTTTGCCACCGGCACGCGCTCGGCGGCCTTCGGCGGCAACACCACGGTGCTGCCGTTTTGTCTTCAGGAGAAGGGCCAGACGCTGCGCGAGGCGTTGCGGAATTACCATGCCAAGGCGGAGGGTGAATGCCATGTCGACGTGGCCTTTCACCTGATCGTCACCGATCCGACCGAGCAGGTGCTCGGGCAGGAGCTGCCGGCCCTGGTGCAGGACGGCTACACCTCGCTCAAGGTCTTCATGACCTATGAAGGCATGGCGCTGTCGGACGGCGAGCTTCTGGAAACGATGGCGGTCGCGCGCGAGACCGGCGCGGTGCTGATGGTGCATGCGGAAAATTTCGATGCCATCCGCTTCCTCACCGACCGGCTGGAGCGCGCCGGCAACACCGCGCCGCGCTTTCATGCGACCTCACGGCCGATCCCGGTAGAGCGCGAGGCCACCCATCGCGCGATTTCGCTGTCCGAGCTCATCGATGTGCCGATCATGATCGTGCACGTCTCGAACCGCGGGGCGATGGAGGAAATCCGCCGCGCCCGGCAGCGCGGACTCAATGTGATGGGCGAGACCTGCCCGCAATACCTGGTCCTGACCGAGAAAGACCTCGATCAGTTGAACATGGAGGGCGCCAAATACGTCTGCTCGCCACCGCCGCGCGACGTCGACAGCCAGCAGGCATGCTGGGAAGGCCTGCAGCAGAATGTTTTCTCGGTGTTCTCGTCGGACCATTGTCCGTTCCGCTACGACGATCCGCAGGGCAAACTGACACCCAAGGGACGCACCAGTTTCCGCTGGGTGCCGAACGGAATTCCGGGCGTGGCGACACGCCTTCCGATCCTGTTCTCGGAAGGCGTGGTCAAGGGACGCATCGACCTCAACGCGTTCGTGGCACTGACCGCGACCAATCACGCCAAGATCTATGGCCTCTATCCGCGCAAGGGAACGATCGCAGTGGGCTCGGACGCCGACATCGCGCTGTGGGATCCCAAGCGCAAGGTCACGATCCGCCACGACCTCATCCACGACGATTCGGACTACACACCGTATGAAGGGCTGGACGTGACGGGCTGGCCTGTGCTGACCATGGTCCGCGGGCGCGTGGTCGTGGACGACGGCGTCCTGGTCGGCGCCAAAGGCCATGGAGCATACCTGCAGCGGACCCAACCGCCGGCACACCCCGGCGCAGCGCAACCATAA
- a CDS encoding aspartate/glutamate racemase family protein has translation MKILLLNPNTTVAVTDLLHLAGSKIMSPGTELIAATAERGVPYIATRAEAQIGGAIALEMLAAADSSVDAAIIAAFGDPGLFGARELFDIPVVGLAEAAMLTACMLGRRFSIVTFARALAPWYQECVAMHGLETRCAGIRTLDGAFTSISDVQAEKEDMLVSLANRAVEQDDADVVILSGAPLAGLADKIRDRIPVPVVDPTAAAVRQAETLVTLKPRKATVGTFRRPDPKPTIGLPGPLAAMIEHKPRPGAKGGSR, from the coding sequence GTGAAAATCCTGCTGCTCAATCCCAACACGACGGTTGCCGTGACCGACCTGCTCCATCTTGCCGGCTCGAAGATCATGTCGCCGGGGACCGAACTGATTGCGGCGACCGCCGAACGCGGGGTGCCCTATATCGCCACCCGGGCCGAAGCCCAGATCGGCGGCGCGATTGCGCTGGAGATGCTGGCTGCGGCCGATTCCAGCGTTGACGCCGCGATCATCGCCGCTTTTGGAGATCCCGGCCTGTTCGGGGCGCGAGAGCTGTTCGATATTCCGGTCGTCGGCCTTGCCGAAGCCGCGATGCTGACGGCCTGCATGCTGGGCCGCCGGTTTTCAATCGTGACGTTCGCGCGCGCGCTCGCGCCCTGGTATCAGGAATGCGTCGCCATGCACGGCCTCGAAACCCGCTGTGCGGGCATCCGCACGCTCGACGGCGCCTTCACCTCCATTTCCGATGTCCAGGCCGAAAAGGAGGATATGCTGGTGTCGCTGGCGAACCGCGCGGTGGAACAGGACGATGCCGATGTCGTCATCCTGTCCGGCGCTCCGCTGGCCGGCCTGGCCGACAAGATCCGCGATCGCATTCCGGTCCCGGTGGTCGATCCGACCGCCGCCGCCGTACGGCAGGCGGAGACCCTCGTCACTCTCAAGCCGCGCAAGGCCACCGTCGGAACGTTCCGCCGCCCGGATCCGAAGCCCACGATCGGGCTTCCCGGACCACTGGCCGCCATGATCGAGCACAAGCCGCGCCCTGGGGCGAAAGGAGGATCACGCTAA
- a CDS encoding tripartite tricarboxylate transporter substrate binding protein — translation MKTTTHLAKGLTLALLAIAASPITSTHAADYPDHTVTVIVPFSAGGASDTTARLITTKMAERVKQSVIIENRAGANGAIGALAVKQAKPDGYTLLVGSIGVFAINPALFKDLRYDPQADFDLLSVAVRTPNVLVATPSFPANTVKELIAYLKANPDKVTFASSGTGSSDHLTAAMFWQKTGTTGLHVPYKGGGPAINDLIGGHANVSFQNLGAVAQAIKGGQLKALAVTSDKRNPTLPDVPTMEEAGVKDLAVYSWQATAAPKGLPPAVKATLEAELAASANSPDIKAKFEAIGFDVVATNGEQFRTFLAEEIARWKTVIEAGKISPE, via the coding sequence ATGAAAACAACAACACATCTCGCCAAGGGTCTCACCCTCGCTCTGCTGGCCATCGCCGCCAGTCCCATCACAAGCACCCATGCCGCCGACTATCCCGACCACACCGTCACCGTCATCGTGCCATTTTCCGCGGGCGGCGCGTCCGATACCACGGCGCGGCTGATCACCACCAAAATGGCCGAGCGCGTGAAGCAGAGCGTGATCATCGAAAACCGCGCCGGCGCCAACGGCGCCATCGGCGCGCTGGCGGTGAAGCAGGCGAAGCCGGATGGCTACACCTTGCTGGTGGGCTCGATCGGCGTGTTCGCTATCAATCCCGCGCTGTTCAAGGATCTGCGTTACGATCCGCAGGCTGATTTCGATCTCCTCAGCGTCGCCGTCCGCACGCCCAATGTGCTGGTGGCCACGCCCAGTTTCCCCGCCAACACCGTCAAGGAACTGATCGCCTATCTCAAGGCCAATCCGGACAAGGTCACCTTCGCCTCATCCGGCACCGGCTCGTCCGACCATCTGACCGCCGCGATGTTCTGGCAGAAGACCGGCACCACCGGCCTGCATGTGCCCTACAAGGGCGGCGGCCCGGCCATCAACGATCTGATCGGCGGCCACGCCAACGTTTCCTTCCAGAATCTCGGCGCGGTTGCGCAGGCCATCAAGGGTGGCCAGCTCAAGGCGCTGGCCGTCACCAGCGACAAGCGCAACCCGACGCTGCCCGACGTGCCGACCATGGAAGAGGCGGGCGTGAAGGATCTGGCTGTGTATTCCTGGCAGGCGACCGCCGCGCCCAAGGGTCTGCCCCCGGCCGTCAAGGCTACGCTCGAGGCCGAGCTCGCCGCATCGGCCAACTCGCCGGACATCAAGGCCAAGTTCGAGGCCATCGGCTTCGACGTCGTGGCCACGAATGGCGAACAATTCCGGACGTTCCTGGCGGAAGAGATCGCGCGCTGGAAGACGGTGATCGAGGCGGGGAAGATCTCGCCGGAGTAA
- a CDS encoding alpha/beta hydrolase: MPYATTDDGVRLYFEETGSGHPVILVHEFAGDLRSYEQQMRHFGKRYRTIAFNARGFPPSDVPEHVSSYSQARAADDILAVLDHLGEPQAHVIGLSMGGFATLHFGLRHPRRALSLCIGGCGYGAELDKRETFRAEADVIAGMIRSEGMPAFAERYAYGPTRVQYENKDPRGHAEFKAMLAEHSAVGSANTQQGVQKERPSLYTLVEEMRRITVPTLIITGDEDWPCLLPGILMKQNIPSAALVVMPNAGHAINIEEPEEYNRIVGDFLSQVESGRWPSRDPRAVSTSITGMNKG; encoded by the coding sequence ATGCCCTATGCGACCACGGACGACGGCGTACGTTTGTATTTCGAGGAAACCGGATCAGGGCATCCGGTGATCCTGGTGCATGAATTCGCCGGCGATTTGCGCAGCTACGAGCAGCAGATGCGCCATTTCGGAAAACGCTATCGCACCATCGCCTTCAATGCGCGCGGTTTCCCGCCGTCCGATGTGCCCGAGCACGTCTCGTCCTATTCGCAGGCCCGCGCCGCCGACGACATTCTCGCCGTGCTCGATCATCTCGGTGAACCACAGGCGCATGTGATCGGGCTATCGATGGGCGGATTTGCGACGCTGCATTTCGGCCTGCGCCACCCGCGGCGTGCGTTGTCGCTGTGCATCGGCGGCTGCGGTTATGGCGCTGAACTCGACAAGCGCGAGACTTTCCGGGCCGAGGCCGACGTGATCGCCGGCATGATTCGCAGCGAAGGCATGCCGGCCTTCGCCGAACGCTACGCTTATGGCCCGACCCGCGTGCAATATGAAAACAAGGATCCGCGCGGCCACGCCGAATTCAAGGCGATGCTCGCCGAGCATTCGGCGGTTGGATCGGCCAACACCCAGCAGGGCGTCCAGAAGGAGCGCCCCTCGCTCTACACGCTGGTCGAGGAGATGCGGCGCATCACCGTGCCGACGCTGATCATCACCGGCGACGAAGACTGGCCGTGCCTTCTGCCGGGCATCCTGATGAAACAAAACATCCCTTCGGCAGCCCTGGTGGTGATGCCGAATGCGGGGCATGCGATCAACATCGAAGAGCCGGAGGAGTACAACCGGATCGTCGGCGATTTCCTCTCCCAGGTCGAAAGCGGGCGCTGGCCGAGCCGCGATCCGCGCGCCGTCAGCACGTCGATCACGGGAATGAACAAGGGATAG